The Lucilia cuprina isolate Lc7/37 chromosome 5, ASM2204524v1, whole genome shotgun sequence genome includes a window with the following:
- the LOC111679408 gene encoding uncharacterized protein LOC111679408 has translation MDQLLWQLHYKDILLIYQGVDNAIYNIFQNFWNYGFISVLLYHNNQLYSYHPYTRIKVVTLNDLQEFYDKTHLQNFLCYEIVVPVVEFPPVCFSYTNIQGELKRVGYFYKWIEIFLRHHNASIKHYLLNIWQPNISFANVRNFLYDINFSEAFLNTIRIIIFLSVTLRRGHNLFNFYLYLLFLVFGLFFSNLFDSSLFSLITSKVYEPELNTLEDLRRNRLLIWKHSADTEDFLNMRIPEFIKYRLHIGNNTVLRIKREELDPSYIYTGQEYLVDYILSQQRFMKKPKMKRLDQPIKYKPLFVTVSHRSPIIDQFNRYLFYIRENGIMTKIFHDTEWHGIFSGSLRIRFDDEVLRAMTIEYFEYAFLIWICGLVCAFMWFLIEYFHSNILSLTQKIVNKYVN, from the coding sequence ATGGATCAATTATTGTGGCAGCTGCATTATAAAGATATACTATTGATATATCAGGGAGTAGATAAtgcaatttataatatatttcaaaatttttggaaCTATGGTTTTATTTCGGTGTTATTGTATCATAATAATCAGCTCTATAGCTATCATCCTTATACCCGCATTAAGGTGGTAACACTAAACGATTTACAAGAATTTTACGATAAAACacatttgcaaaatttcttGTGTTATGAAATAGTGGTACCTGTAGTAGAATTTCCTCCCGTCTGCTTTAGTTATACCAACATTCAGGGAGAATTAAAGCGTGTGGGCTATTTTTACAAATGGATAGAAATATTTCTCAGACATCATAATGCCTccattaaacattatttattaaacatatggCAACCTAATATCAGTTTTGCTAATGTTAGGAATTTTCTATATGATATTAATTTTAGCGAGGCTTTTTTGAATACCATTAGAATTATTATCTTTCTCTCGGTAACTTTAAGGCGGGGTCATAACCTATTTAACTTCTATTTATATTTGCTATTTCTCGTCTTTGGTCTGTTCTTTAGTAATCTCTTCGACAGCAGTCTCTTCAGTTTAATTACCTCTAAAGTTTATGAACCGGAATTAAATACACTTGAGGATCTGCGACGCAATAGATTATTGATTTGGAAACATTCAGCCGATACTGAAGATTTCCTAAATATGAGAATACCCGAATTCATAAAGTATCGTTTACACATTGGCAATAACACCGTGTTAAGGATTAAACGTGAAGAACTTGATCCCTCCTACATTTATACGGGTCAAGAGTATTTAGTCGATTATATCTTATCGCAACAGCGTTTTATGAAGAAACCCAAAATGAAGAGATTAGATCAGCCTATAAAATACAAACCCCTCTTTGTCACCGTCTCCCATCGATCACCGATAATCGATCAATTTAAtcgttatttgttttatataagagAGAATGGCATTATGACGAAAATTTTCCATGATACTGAGTGGCATGGCATTTTTAGTGGCAGTTTGAGAATACGTTTTGATGATGAAGTTTTGCGGGCTATGACAATTGAATATTTTGAATATGCATTTCTAATATGGATTTGTGGTTTGGTGTGTGCTTTTATGTGGTTTTTAATTGAGtattttcatagtaatattttgaGCTTAAcgcaaaaaattgttaataaatatgtaaattga
- the LOC111688933 gene encoding uncharacterized protein LOC111688933, with translation MNQNLFFYSLFVLLVLVTVEQLSFVDTSVNLTKFHSQRQKRGLIFTNGGTLKLSIGPSMPVRLADPIAFRSLVCSYSLQGGHYKIPPEPTYPWDKWEDTFARSLNQMRRRFENYGEYEQDESREFLYMVLEKYMSRNNVDGRQCLLRAICENAQVHEHIGVFANVLDVVLTPGKENLDNSYRMALQAGRHGADCIKLFNSCPKGSSLLDQYIDEL, from the exons ATGAACcagaatttatttttctattcgtTATTCGTGCTGCTAGTGTTGGTGACAGTTGAACAATTGAGTTTCGTTGATACGAGTGttaatttaaccaaatttcACAGTCAACGTCAAAAACGCGGTTTAATTTTCACAAATGGTGGCACTTTGAAG TTGTCCATAGGTCCATCGATGCCCGTACGTTTGGCTGATCCAATAGCATTTCGTTCGTTAGTGTGTTCTTACAGCCTACAGGGTGGGCATTATAAAATACCACCAGAACCTACATATCCATGGGATAAATGGGAGGATACTTTTGCAAGGTCACTCAATCAAATGAGAAGAAGATTTGAAAATTACGGTGAATATGAACAGGATGAGTCAAGAGAATTTCTTTATATggttttggaaaaatatatgtCACGTAATAATGTCGATGGAAGACAATGTCTATTAAGGGCAATATGTGAAAATGCCCAAGTTCATGAACATATAGGAGTATTTGCAAATGTTTTAGATGTGGTATTAAC ACCAGGCAAGGAAAATCTGGATAATTCATATAGAATGGCATTACAAGCTGGACGTCATGGAGctgattgtataaaattatttaattcatgtCCTAAAGGCTCCAGTCTATTGGATCAATATATAGATGAACTTTAA